Proteins encoded within one genomic window of Stigmatella aurantiaca:
- a CDS encoding myxosortase-dependent phytase-like phosphatase: protein MRIPRLLTLFAALGGLPAAAQPVSVPPLLETQPVSGVSGGESEAALLRDATFPERSLFLTADSALGIATYLMDGSERQVINSTGVAYAVDVIDGFPLSGRTVPLVVVANGTGRTLNAYTVDPVQLALIPVGGTLLSAQNFDPRTVNLYRSGVTGKIYAFTANPGGTVQQLELKSIEDGGISGTAVRSFEAGGSIAGVVVDPDQRALFISVPDTGIWRFPAEPTDTTAGTVAVPLGTSVPRGLGLYTVDEQDGYLLATTDQSDEIAIYDRRSPHAQVGSFTVPQKDSVDQVDRPRFVEVTSVPVGKNFPNGMIAVHDANNAPSQNYKFISWVELAKAFTPPLQSRGLVLDPDGGVVDAGVPDAGSPDAGQPDGSTGIGGGPTNPVDEGCGCSSASLPGLALLALVGLGWGGRRRRER from the coding sequence ATGCGTATTCCAAGACTCCTCACGCTGTTCGCGGCCCTGGGCGGACTGCCGGCCGCGGCCCAGCCGGTGTCCGTTCCCCCCCTCCTCGAAACGCAGCCCGTCAGTGGCGTGAGCGGCGGCGAGTCCGAGGCCGCGCTGCTGCGCGATGCCACCTTTCCCGAGCGCAGCCTGTTTCTCACGGCGGACTCCGCGCTGGGCATCGCCACCTACCTGATGGATGGCTCGGAGCGGCAGGTCATCAACAGCACGGGTGTGGCGTACGCGGTGGATGTCATCGACGGGTTCCCGCTGTCCGGGCGCACCGTCCCGCTGGTCGTCGTCGCAAACGGGACGGGCCGGACCCTCAATGCCTACACGGTGGATCCGGTCCAGCTGGCCTTGATCCCCGTCGGCGGCACCCTCTTGAGCGCACAGAACTTCGACCCGCGCACGGTCAATCTGTACCGCAGCGGCGTGACCGGAAAGATCTATGCCTTCACGGCCAATCCGGGCGGCACCGTGCAGCAACTGGAGCTGAAGTCCATCGAGGACGGGGGCATCAGCGGCACGGCGGTGCGGAGCTTCGAGGCGGGAGGCAGCATCGCCGGGGTGGTGGTGGATCCGGATCAGCGCGCCCTGTTCATCTCCGTGCCCGACACGGGCATCTGGCGCTTCCCCGCGGAGCCCACGGACACCACCGCGGGCACCGTCGCGGTGCCGTTGGGCACGAGCGTCCCCCGGGGGCTGGGGCTCTACACGGTGGATGAGCAGGACGGCTACCTGCTGGCCACCACCGACCAGAGCGATGAGATCGCCATCTATGACCGGCGCTCGCCGCACGCCCAGGTGGGCAGCTTCACCGTTCCGCAGAAGGACAGCGTGGACCAAGTGGACCGGCCGCGCTTCGTGGAGGTGACCTCCGTGCCGGTGGGCAAGAACTTTCCCAACGGGATGATCGCCGTGCACGACGCCAACAACGCGCCCAGCCAGAACTACAAGTTCATCTCCTGGGTGGAGCTCGCCAAGGCCTTCACCCCGCCGCTCCAGAGCCGGGGCCTGGTGTTGGATCCCGACGGGGGCGTGGTGGATGCGGGCGTCCCGGACGCGGGCAGCCCGGATGCGGGACAACCCGATGGCTCGACCGGAATCGGCGGGGGCCCGACGAACCCCGTGGACGAAGGGTGCGGCTGCTCCTCGGCCTCGCTGCCCGGCCTGGCGCTCCTCGCGCTGGTGGGGCTGGGCTGGGGGGGCCGCCGCCGCCGGGAGCGCTGA
- the gmd gene encoding GDP-mannose 4,6-dehydratase has translation MTKKRALITGITGQDGSYLADLLLTKGYEVHGMVRRSSEEKFERIAHLQGKITLHQGDLLDQFSLAALLSLVQPDEVYNLAAQSFVPTSWSQPVLTGEFTALGATKMLEAIRHTRPQVRFYQASSSEMFGKVLAVPQNEDTPFYPRSPYGVAKAYGHFITVNYRESFNLFAVSGILFNHESPRRGLEFVTRKVTHSAARIKLGLQEQLALGNLDAKRDWGFAGDYVDAMWRMLQQDTPEDFVIATNETHTVKELVEIAFARVGLDWQKHVVINPAFVRPAEVDLLIGDYSKAQRKLGWEPKVRFQQLVEMMVDADLERLKAGGR, from the coding sequence ATGACCAAAAAACGCGCACTCATCACCGGCATCACGGGGCAGGACGGCAGCTATCTGGCGGACCTGCTGTTGACCAAGGGTTACGAGGTCCACGGAATGGTGCGGCGCTCGTCCGAGGAGAAGTTCGAGCGGATCGCCCACCTCCAGGGGAAAATCACCCTGCACCAGGGAGACCTGCTGGATCAATTCTCGCTGGCGGCGCTGCTGTCCTTGGTACAGCCGGACGAGGTGTACAACCTGGCGGCCCAGTCCTTCGTGCCCACGAGCTGGAGCCAGCCGGTGCTCACCGGTGAGTTCACGGCGCTGGGCGCCACGAAGATGCTGGAGGCCATCCGGCACACGCGGCCCCAGGTGCGCTTCTACCAGGCCTCCTCCAGCGAGATGTTCGGCAAGGTGCTCGCGGTGCCCCAGAACGAGGACACGCCCTTCTACCCGCGCAGCCCCTATGGCGTGGCCAAGGCGTACGGCCACTTCATCACGGTGAACTACCGCGAGTCCTTCAACCTGTTCGCCGTGAGCGGCATCCTCTTCAACCACGAGTCGCCGCGGCGCGGGCTGGAGTTCGTCACCCGGAAGGTGACGCACTCGGCGGCGCGCATCAAGCTGGGGCTCCAGGAGCAGCTGGCGCTGGGCAACCTCGACGCCAAGCGGGACTGGGGCTTCGCCGGCGACTACGTGGATGCCATGTGGCGCATGCTCCAGCAGGACACGCCGGAGGACTTCGTCATCGCCACCAACGAGACGCACACCGTGAAGGAGCTGGTGGAGATCGCCTTCGCGCGCGTGGGGCTCGACTGGCAGAAGCACGTCGTCATCAACCCCGCGTTCGTGCGGCCCGCCGAGGTGGACCTGCTCATCGGCGACTACAGCAAGGCCCAGCGCAAGCTGGGCTGGGAGCCCAAGGTGCGCTTCCAGCAGCTCGTGGAGATGATGGTGGACGCGGACCTCGAGCGCCTCAAGGCGGGTGGGCGCTAG
- a CDS encoding GDP-mannose 4,6-dehydratase, which translates to MTGADGFAGRHLCALLRASGDEVVEAHGPRAEGMNSNALNFDIADEAAVRTAVEKARPEGVIHLAGFASVARSHGNPARVFAVNTQGTVHLLTTLRETSPKTRVLLVSSGEVYGPVTEGTQAAETLPLVPLSPYAASKIAGELAGEQFFRSYGLPVMVARPFNHLGEGQDPTFVVPSFATQLHAIAQGKASPVLRTGNLDAIRDFSHVKDVVAAYRLLLTSGIPGQTYNVCSGTPRSIRAVLEEMLAVSGVQARIELDPARLRPSEIPSLVGDPSKLRALGWAPKATVTQALQEVLGPTLRATPGAPPRTP; encoded by the coding sequence GTGACGGGAGCCGATGGCTTCGCCGGGCGCCACCTGTGTGCCCTGCTGCGCGCCTCGGGCGACGAGGTGGTGGAGGCGCACGGGCCCCGCGCGGAGGGCATGAACAGCAACGCCCTGAACTTCGACATCGCGGACGAGGCGGCGGTGCGCACCGCCGTGGAGAAGGCCCGCCCCGAGGGCGTCATCCACCTGGCCGGCTTCGCCTCCGTGGCGCGCAGCCACGGCAACCCGGCCCGCGTCTTCGCGGTCAACACCCAGGGCACCGTCCACCTGCTGACCACCCTGCGGGAGACCTCGCCCAAGACGCGCGTGCTGCTCGTCAGCTCCGGCGAGGTGTACGGGCCCGTCACCGAGGGCACCCAGGCGGCGGAGACGTTGCCGCTCGTGCCCCTGAGCCCCTATGCGGCCTCCAAGATCGCCGGGGAGCTGGCGGGCGAGCAGTTCTTCCGCAGCTACGGGCTGCCCGTGATGGTGGCGCGCCCCTTCAACCACCTGGGCGAGGGGCAGGACCCCACCTTCGTGGTGCCCTCGTTCGCCACCCAACTCCACGCCATCGCCCAGGGCAAGGCGAGCCCGGTGCTGCGAACGGGCAACCTGGATGCCATCCGCGACTTCTCCCACGTGAAGGACGTGGTGGCCGCCTACCGGCTGCTGCTGACCTCCGGCATCCCGGGGCAGACCTACAACGTCTGCAGCGGCACGCCCCGCTCCATCCGCGCCGTCCTGGAGGAGATGCTGGCCGTGTCGGGCGTGCAGGCCCGCATCGAGCTGGATCCCGCGCGGCTGCGGCCCTCGGAGATTCCCAGCCTGGTGGGAGACCCCTCCAAGCTGCGCGCCCTGGGCTGGGCGCCGAAGGCCACCGTCACCCAGGCGCTGCAAGAGGTGCTCGGGCCCACGCTCCGCGCTACGCCCGGAGCGCCGCCTCGTACACCCTGA
- a CDS encoding glycosyltransferase family 4 protein: protein MSTGPIAFDASLWDEPTTGIGLYTRCLASALEAEGASLERFGARSSGEFPRGTLGRSGYVLARLPGDLSGSAARLYHALGNFNLPLTRLPGKAYVLTVHDLLPLTMPGTVSTAFRWQFRLWLSRSLMLADRVVCVSAHTQQALEARFPETVGRTEVVHNGVDHVVAEPLDETGKAFLRSLALPRDFVLYAGSLDVRKNVKLVLDALERLRARGRQVTLVLAGQSWFGSGPVEQRVGRMRAEGFDIRPLGYQSAPVFYELMRRAAVFVFPSRGEGFGLPPLEAMHLGTPAIVSTAGSLPEVCADAAPSVGPEDAAGLAALLARLLESPGERRHWAQKGQRRAAEFTWKRAAERTLRVYEAALRA from the coding sequence GTGTCCACCGGCCCCATTGCTTTCGACGCGAGCCTCTGGGATGAGCCGACCACCGGGATCGGCCTCTATACCCGCTGTCTGGCCTCGGCCCTGGAGGCGGAAGGCGCCTCGCTGGAGCGCTTCGGGGCGCGGAGCTCGGGAGAGTTTCCCCGGGGCACGCTGGGGCGCTCGGGTTACGTGCTGGCGCGGCTGCCCGGGGACCTGAGCGGCTCTGCGGCGCGGCTCTACCACGCGCTGGGCAACTTCAACCTCCCGCTCACGCGCCTGCCCGGCAAGGCCTACGTCCTCACGGTGCATGACTTGCTGCCGCTGACGATGCCCGGGACGGTGTCCACGGCCTTCCGGTGGCAGTTCCGCCTGTGGCTCTCGCGCAGCCTGATGCTCGCGGACCGGGTGGTGTGCGTGAGCGCGCATACCCAGCAGGCGCTGGAGGCCCGCTTCCCGGAGACCGTGGGCCGGACCGAAGTCGTCCACAACGGGGTGGACCACGTGGTGGCCGAGCCCCTGGACGAGACGGGCAAGGCGTTTCTGCGCTCCCTGGCCCTGCCCCGGGACTTCGTGCTGTACGCGGGCTCGCTGGACGTGCGCAAGAACGTGAAGCTGGTGCTCGATGCGCTGGAGCGGCTCCGGGCCCGGGGACGGCAGGTGACCCTGGTGCTCGCGGGACAGAGCTGGTTTGGCTCGGGGCCCGTGGAGCAGCGCGTGGGGCGCATGCGGGCCGAGGGCTTCGACATCCGCCCGCTGGGCTACCAGTCCGCCCCTGTCTTCTACGAGCTGATGCGCCGGGCCGCCGTCTTCGTCTTCCCCTCGCGGGGGGAGGGCTTCGGGCTGCCGCCACTGGAGGCCATGCACCTGGGCACCCCGGCCATCGTCTCCACCGCGGGCTCGCTGCCCGAGGTGTGCGCGGACGCGGCGCCCTCGGTGGGGCCGGAGGATGCCGCGGGGCTGGCGGCGCTCCTGGCGCGGCTGCTGGAGTCCCCCGGGGAGCGGCGGCACTGGGCCCAGAAGGGCCAGCGCCGGGCCGCGGAGTTCACCTGGAAGCGCGCCGCGGAGCGGACGCTCAGGGTGTACGAGGCGGCGCTCCGGGCGTAG
- a CDS encoding glycosyltransferase family 4 protein — protein sequence MAVHQLIPSFVAGDATGQAALHLQWLLRRMGHFGDIHAAEVGPGLESLAQPLKALQPGPEDLVLYHHGIASPLSGRLMHLPCRRGLVFHNISPARFYAGTPLAEALTAGRAQLAALAPFVDLALGVSDFNTAELRAAGYRNLHTVPLFIEPGRFSAACADPAQRRALEGLSPTVLSVSRVAPHKRFEDLIALHAELLRLRPQARLLLVGGYEPGSRYFKSLQRAAKGLSGVHFLGRLNHAELVAAYRSAQVFVSMSEHEGFGVPLLEAMAAEVPVLAFGAAAVPETLGGAGIVFDEKRFAFLAELVVELSEDEALRKRILQGQAQRLGFFSAEHSQQALEKALATVAPAPAAPRRRTAKPKRPRVAIVVQRYGEVTGGAERHAQQVAEHLAPHWNLTLLTTCAKNHLTWENVFPAGEDRVDGLPVLRFPVTRTRNIRPFNGLSRQVFDRPNERLREEHWVAEQGPLCPGLLSYLASTADTYDGYLFFTYLYAPTVWGLPLVAHRAMLVPTAHDEPPLRFGVYADVFERPRVLMCNTPEEVALIGRFYPDHARARVVGVGVDRPSAQGERFRQKHGLKRDYLLYVGRLEPGKGIPELLSHHRALQERYADAPDLVLAGDANMPLGGPGVHYVGRVSEQDKHDALAGALAVVVPSRFESLSLLTLEAFAQSTPVLVNGHSEVLAGQVDRSQAGRTYTDLESFITGLREVGEQRQALGRQGLAYAKRHGWPQVVEAYREEMDLILQEKRR from the coding sequence ATGGCGGTCCATCAGTTGATTCCCAGCTTCGTCGCGGGTGACGCCACCGGCCAGGCCGCGCTGCACCTGCAATGGCTGCTGCGCCGCATGGGCCACTTCGGGGACATCCACGCCGCCGAGGTGGGCCCCGGGCTGGAGTCCCTGGCCCAGCCCCTGAAGGCGCTCCAGCCGGGCCCGGAGGACCTGGTCCTCTACCACCACGGCATCGCCTCGCCGCTGAGCGGCCGGCTGATGCACCTGCCCTGCCGCCGGGGCCTCGTCTTCCACAACATCAGCCCCGCGCGGTTCTACGCGGGCACCCCGCTGGCCGAGGCGCTTACCGCAGGCCGGGCCCAGCTCGCCGCTCTGGCGCCCTTCGTGGACCTGGCGCTCGGCGTCTCGGACTTCAACACGGCGGAGCTTCGCGCCGCGGGCTACCGGAACCTCCACACCGTTCCCCTCTTCATCGAGCCCGGGCGCTTCTCGGCCGCCTGCGCGGACCCCGCACAGCGCAGGGCCCTGGAGGGCCTCTCCCCCACCGTGCTGAGCGTGAGCCGGGTGGCCCCGCACAAGCGCTTCGAGGACCTGATCGCCCTGCACGCGGAGCTGCTGCGGCTGCGGCCCCAGGCCCGCCTGCTGCTCGTGGGGGGCTATGAGCCGGGGAGCCGCTACTTCAAGTCGCTCCAGCGCGCCGCGAAGGGGCTCTCCGGGGTTCACTTCCTGGGGCGGCTGAACCACGCGGAGCTGGTGGCGGCCTACCGCTCGGCCCAAGTCTTTGTCTCCATGAGCGAGCACGAGGGCTTCGGCGTTCCGCTCCTCGAGGCCATGGCGGCCGAGGTGCCCGTGCTGGCGTTCGGGGCCGCCGCCGTCCCGGAGACGCTGGGCGGCGCGGGGATCGTCTTCGACGAGAAGCGCTTCGCATTCCTCGCCGAGCTGGTGGTGGAGTTGAGCGAGGACGAAGCCTTGCGGAAGCGAATCCTCCAGGGGCAGGCCCAGCGCCTCGGGTTCTTCTCGGCGGAGCACAGCCAGCAGGCCCTGGAGAAGGCCCTCGCCACGGTGGCCCCCGCGCCTGCCGCCCCCCGCCGCCGGACGGCGAAGCCCAAGCGCCCGCGCGTGGCCATCGTCGTCCAGCGCTACGGGGAAGTGACGGGAGGCGCCGAGCGCCACGCCCAGCAGGTGGCCGAGCACCTCGCCCCGCACTGGAACCTCACCCTGCTCACCACGTGCGCGAAGAACCACCTCACGTGGGAGAACGTCTTCCCCGCCGGCGAGGACCGGGTGGACGGGCTGCCCGTGCTGCGCTTTCCGGTGACGCGCACGCGCAACATCCGCCCCTTCAACGGCCTGTCGCGCCAGGTGTTCGACCGCCCCAACGAGCGGCTGCGCGAGGAGCACTGGGTGGCCGAGCAGGGCCCGCTCTGCCCCGGGCTGCTCTCCTACCTGGCCTCCACGGCGGACACGTACGACGGCTACCTCTTCTTCACGTACCTGTACGCGCCCACCGTCTGGGGCCTGCCCCTGGTGGCCCACCGCGCGATGCTGGTACCCACCGCGCACGACGAGCCCCCCTTGCGCTTCGGCGTCTACGCGGACGTGTTCGAGCGGCCCCGGGTGCTCATGTGCAACACCCCGGAGGAGGTGGCCCTCATCGGCCGCTTCTACCCGGACCATGCCCGGGCCCGGGTGGTGGGGGTGGGCGTGGACCGCCCCTCCGCGCAAGGGGAGCGCTTCCGCCAGAAGCACGGCCTGAAGCGGGACTACCTGCTCTACGTGGGGCGGCTGGAGCCGGGCAAGGGCATCCCCGAGCTGCTCTCCCACCACCGGGCGCTCCAGGAGCGCTACGCGGACGCGCCGGACCTGGTGCTCGCGGGCGATGCGAACATGCCGCTGGGCGGACCGGGCGTGCACTACGTGGGCCGGGTGAGCGAGCAGGACAAGCACGATGCCCTGGCAGGCGCGCTCGCGGTGGTGGTGCCCTCGCGCTTCGAGAGCCTCTCGCTGCTGACGCTGGAGGCCTTCGCCCAAAGCACGCCCGTGCTCGTCAACGGGCACTCGGAAGTGCTCGCCGGCCAGGTGGACCGGAGCCAGGCGGGGCGGACCTATACGGACCTGGAGTCCTTCATCACCGGACTGCGGGAAGTGGGCGAGCAGCGCCAGGCCCTGGGCCGCCAGGGGCTCGCCTACGCGAAGCGCCACGGGTGGCCTCAGGTGGTGGAGGCCTACCGGGAAGAGATGGACCTCATCCTCCAGGAGAAGCGCCGATGA
- a CDS encoding class I SAM-dependent methyltransferase → MPLDVTARAPSEPYLSPVPGACYLCKGRRLRLRYPARGPRGAGDAAAYRCTSFGHRTHPPIWECEECQMLFQWPLPSAAELLRAYQDVEDPLYVAEKDNRYRTFRRVLQALGPAQGRTLLDVGAYCGYFLDVAREGGFRPEGLELSRWAAGHARSLGFTVHGRPLRELAAEGRTYDVVTLWDVVEHFADPREELAAAFQLVRPGGRLYLSTIDASSLVARVLGGQWPWLMDMHLFYFGRSTLAMLLEEVGFQVVEARTYTHIISADYLLRKLGASFQPLAPVMGGLRRLVPPGWSVPFNLGDNMLMAAERP, encoded by the coding sequence ATGCCCCTAGATGTAACCGCCCGAGCGCCGTCCGAGCCCTATCTGTCCCCGGTCCCCGGCGCCTGCTACCTGTGCAAGGGACGGCGGCTGCGGTTGCGCTACCCCGCCCGGGGGCCGAGGGGCGCAGGGGATGCCGCGGCCTACCGGTGTACCTCCTTTGGCCACCGCACCCATCCGCCCATCTGGGAGTGCGAGGAGTGCCAGATGCTCTTCCAGTGGCCCCTGCCGTCCGCCGCGGAGCTGCTACGGGCCTATCAGGACGTGGAGGATCCGCTGTACGTGGCGGAGAAGGACAACCGCTACCGGACCTTCCGGCGCGTCCTCCAGGCGCTGGGGCCCGCGCAGGGCCGGACCCTGCTCGATGTGGGGGCCTACTGTGGCTACTTCCTGGATGTGGCCCGCGAGGGGGGCTTCCGCCCCGAGGGGTTGGAGTTGTCGCGCTGGGCCGCGGGGCATGCCCGGTCGCTGGGCTTCACCGTGCACGGCCGGCCCCTGAGGGAGCTGGCCGCGGAGGGCCGCACCTACGACGTGGTGACGCTCTGGGACGTGGTGGAGCACTTCGCCGACCCGCGCGAGGAGCTCGCCGCGGCGTTCCAGCTCGTGCGCCCCGGGGGCCGCCTCTACCTGTCCACCATCGATGCGAGCAGCCTCGTGGCCCGCGTGCTGGGCGGCCAGTGGCCCTGGCTGATGGACATGCACCTGTTCTACTTCGGCCGCTCCACGCTCGCGATGCTGCTGGAGGAGGTGGGGTTCCAAGTCGTCGAGGCGCGGACCTACACCCACATCATCTCCGCCGATTACCTCCTGCGAAAGCTGGGGGCGAGCTTCCAGCCCCTGGCGCCCGTGATGGGCGGGCTGCGGCGGCTGGTGCCTCCCGGCTGGTCGGTGCCCTTCAACCTGGGCGACAACATGTTGATGGCCGCCGAGCGGCCTTGA